A genome region from Natronosalvus rutilus includes the following:
- a CDS encoding NAD-dependent epimerase/dehydratase family protein → MSDGNQISSTVTSEAQLEELLSEPYPEDVEFARQLEGDVMVLGAGGKMGPTLIRRMLRAISEAESDSTVYAVSRYSDSSVEERLQSWGAETIRADLLKEGALESLPDCENVIYLVGMKFGTTGQEPKTWAINAYLPGRIASRFEDSRITALSTGNVYPPVPVDSGGSVETDETGPVGEYAQSCLGRERVFQHFTKENGTPTCLLRLNYAVELRYGVLLDLAKRVYAEEPVPLEMGHVNVIWQGDANSACFRSLELADSPAEILNVTGPSVLSVRDLAEQFADEFGCDVTFEGEEKETALLNDASRCQERFAVPKMPVDDVVELVASWVEQDGPTLGKPTKFHVRDGEF, encoded by the coding sequence ATGAGTGACGGAAACCAGATTTCATCGACGGTAACGAGCGAAGCACAGCTAGAGGAACTCCTCTCCGAACCATACCCCGAGGACGTCGAATTCGCCCGGCAACTCGAGGGCGACGTAATGGTTCTCGGTGCGGGCGGAAAGATGGGGCCGACGCTCATCAGGCGAATGCTCAGAGCGATCAGCGAGGCGGAATCCGATTCGACGGTGTACGCCGTCTCGCGGTACTCCGATTCCTCCGTCGAGGAGAGACTCCAGTCCTGGGGCGCCGAGACGATCCGGGCGGACCTCCTCAAGGAGGGCGCGCTCGAGTCGCTTCCGGACTGCGAGAACGTCATCTACCTGGTGGGCATGAAGTTTGGAACGACCGGCCAGGAGCCGAAGACCTGGGCGATCAACGCCTACCTCCCCGGACGCATCGCGAGTCGGTTCGAGGATTCGCGGATCACTGCGCTGTCGACCGGCAACGTCTATCCCCCGGTGCCGGTCGACTCCGGCGGATCCGTAGAGACGGATGAGACGGGGCCGGTGGGCGAGTACGCCCAGTCGTGTCTGGGGCGCGAACGCGTCTTCCAGCACTTCACGAAGGAAAACGGGACGCCCACATGTCTGTTGCGACTCAATTACGCCGTCGAACTGCGCTACGGCGTGTTGCTCGACCTCGCGAAACGAGTATACGCCGAAGAACCGGTCCCACTGGAAATGGGCCACGTGAACGTGATCTGGCAGGGCGACGCGAACTCGGCGTGTTTCCGATCGCTGGAACTGGCCGATTCCCCTGCGGAAATCCTGAACGTCACCGGGCCGTCCGTCCTCTCGGTTCGCGACCTCGCCGAACAGTTCGCCGACGAATTCGGTTGCGACGTGACGTTCGAAGGCGAGGAGAAGGAGACGGCGCTTCTCAACGACGCGAGTCGATGTCAGGAGCGGTTCGCGGTTCCGAAGATGCCGGTCGACGACGTCGTCGAGCTCGTCGCCTCGTGGGTCGAACAGGACGGCCCTACCCTCGGCAAACCCACGAAGTTTCACGTGAGAGACGGCGAGTTCTGA
- a CDS encoding zinc-dependent alcohol dehydrogenase — MSVDRTEGQQAVVTDGTGDVWAEERDIPEPAPGEALVRVSAIGICGSDIGVIEGEGPPWTDYPVVLGHEVAGEVVELGEGVDHLEVGQRVALHGFVYCGTCEACRDGRYYQCTDLQEIGFTVDGGYRKYAAWPAYTLTPLPDDVSDVEASQIDSAGCTLHALQRIQTSFTDTAAVLGPGSLGLYGVQLLRAQGVKEIVLTGTREERLEAGKRLGATRTVNVYEEDPVEAIMERTDGRGVDVCVEAAGAGDVLDTCVQSAAKQGKIVLTGVFGQRKELDPDQIVAKELTVVGGVTASHAVDEVIELFRRDDLTVDGVVTHEFPLEEFETALETVRERRDGVVKAVLRP; from the coding sequence ATGAGCGTCGATCGAACGGAGGGACAACAGGCGGTCGTCACCGACGGAACCGGAGACGTGTGGGCCGAAGAACGCGACATTCCCGAACCAGCACCCGGCGAGGCGCTGGTTCGCGTCAGCGCGATCGGAATCTGTGGCAGCGACATCGGCGTCATCGAGGGCGAGGGGCCGCCGTGGACCGACTACCCGGTCGTGCTCGGTCACGAAGTCGCCGGCGAGGTCGTCGAACTCGGCGAGGGCGTCGACCACCTCGAGGTCGGCCAGCGAGTCGCGCTCCACGGGTTCGTCTACTGTGGCACCTGCGAGGCGTGTCGAGACGGCAGGTACTACCAGTGTACGGACTTGCAGGAGATTGGGTTCACGGTCGACGGCGGCTATCGAAAGTACGCCGCCTGGCCAGCGTACACGCTGACGCCGCTTCCGGACGACGTCTCGGACGTCGAGGCGAGCCAGATAGACTCGGCGGGGTGTACGCTCCACGCCCTCCAGCGCATTCAGACGTCGTTCACCGACACCGCCGCCGTCCTCGGGCCGGGGTCGCTCGGTCTCTACGGGGTGCAACTCCTGCGAGCACAGGGCGTGAAGGAGATCGTCCTGACGGGCACACGTGAGGAACGCCTCGAGGCGGGGAAACGCCTCGGAGCAACGCGTACGGTCAACGTCTACGAGGAGGACCCAGTCGAGGCGATTATGGAGCGCACGGACGGGCGCGGCGTCGACGTCTGCGTCGAGGCTGCCGGGGCTGGCGACGTCCTCGACACGTGCGTCCAGAGCGCCGCCAAGCAGGGGAAAATCGTCCTGACGGGCGTTTTCGGCCAGCGAAAGGAACTCGATCCAGACCAGATTGTCGCGAAGGAGCTGACCGTCGTCGGTGGCGTGACAGCCTCCCACGCGGTCGACGAGGTGATCGAACTGTTCCGACGGGACGACCTGACGGTCGACGGCGTCGTCACACACGAGTTCCCGCTCGAGGAGTTCGAGACGGCACTCGAGACGGTTCGTGAACGGCGCGATGGCGTCGTCAAGGCCGTTCTTCGGCCGTAG
- a CDS encoding arylsulfatase gives MSERPNILCIVTDQHRGDCIGADPHAPTDADGRSLIHTPNIDSFVRKGAMFTRAYTPAPSCIPARRSLLTGQTPYTNGAPGWVTTPWEFEHTLPQDLRDAGYQTKLTGKIHSLPIRNHVGFESMDQHEALHAHPDDDYARWLEQETDGQCDELSHGLGRNSWDSRPWHLEEYHHPTNWTTRRAIEFLDQRDDTRPFFLNLSYVRPHTPFDPPQVYGDMYVDRDSPEPYMGDWIDDEHGEKIPDYPGISAWVADLPPTVVHRARAAYYGLITHIDHQIKRVFEKLRLIGERENTFVVFLSDHGEMLGDHHMWRKTYAYEGSARVPLLLRFPDSMGLPQEQLIDRPVGLEDVMPTLLSVAGVDVPDAVEGRNLLDLVRDPDRGDWREWYHGEHAAGSYDPENGTQYLIDGRFKYVWNPVTDSELLFDLAHDPGEERDLSNEAEHASDLERARIAMIDRLAGRPEGFVEDGELVPTDAGPDDLGDPDDCSSNG, from the coding sequence ATGTCGGAGCGCCCGAATATCCTGTGTATCGTTACCGATCAGCATCGGGGCGACTGCATCGGTGCGGATCCGCACGCGCCGACCGATGCCGACGGCCGGTCGCTCATCCACACGCCGAACATCGACAGTTTCGTCCGGAAGGGGGCGATGTTTACCCGGGCGTATACGCCCGCTCCATCGTGCATCCCCGCACGCCGATCACTGCTTACCGGACAAACACCGTACACCAATGGCGCGCCCGGGTGGGTGACGACGCCGTGGGAGTTCGAGCACACGCTCCCGCAGGACCTTCGCGACGCGGGCTATCAGACCAAGCTCACCGGCAAGATCCACTCGCTCCCGATTCGAAATCACGTCGGCTTCGAGAGCATGGACCAGCACGAGGCGCTCCACGCCCACCCGGACGACGACTACGCTCGCTGGCTCGAGCAAGAGACCGATGGCCAGTGCGACGAGCTTTCCCACGGACTCGGGCGAAACTCCTGGGATTCGCGGCCGTGGCACCTCGAGGAGTACCACCACCCGACGAACTGGACGACCAGACGAGCGATCGAGTTCCTCGATCAGCGGGACGATACCCGCCCGTTCTTCCTCAACCTGTCCTACGTCCGCCCGCACACGCCGTTCGACCCGCCGCAGGTGTACGGGGACATGTACGTCGACCGCGACTCCCCGGAGCCGTACATGGGCGACTGGATCGACGACGAACACGGCGAGAAGATTCCCGACTATCCGGGGATCAGCGCCTGGGTCGCCGATCTCCCGCCGACGGTCGTTCACCGGGCACGGGCGGCCTACTACGGCCTCATCACCCACATCGATCATCAGATCAAACGCGTCTTCGAAAAACTCCGCCTGATCGGCGAACGCGAGAACACGTTCGTCGTGTTCCTCTCCGATCACGGCGAGATGCTCGGCGACCACCATATGTGGCGAAAGACCTACGCCTACGAGGGGTCGGCTCGCGTCCCACTCCTGCTGCGGTTCCCCGACTCGATGGGACTCCCACAAGAGCAGCTCATCGACCGGCCCGTGGGACTCGAGGACGTGATGCCGACGCTCCTGTCGGTCGCCGGCGTCGACGTTCCGGACGCCGTCGAGGGACGAAATCTGCTCGACCTCGTGCGCGATCCCGACCGCGGGGACTGGCGGGAGTGGTACCACGGCGAGCACGCCGCCGGGAGCTACGATCCGGAGAACGGCACCCAGTACCTGATCGACGGTCGATTCAAGTACGTCTGGAACCCCGTAACCGACAGCGAACTGCTCTTCGATCTCGCACACGATCCGGGCGAGGAGCGCGACCTCTCGAACGAGGCCGAGCACGCGAGCGATCTCGAGCGCGCCCGAATCGCGATGATCGACCGGCTTGCGGGTAGACCGGAGGGGTTCGTCGAGGACGGGGAACTCGTCCCGACGGATGCCGGGCCGGACGACCTCGGAGACCCGGACGACTGCAGTTCGAACGGCTGA
- a CDS encoding aldehyde dehydrogenase family protein → MADTYLNFVDGTWTEASTSETFENTNPADVNDTVGVFQRSDAEDAERAVEAANAAKDEWAATPGPERGRILRETSKRLADRKDEATTALVREEGKTEPEAAGEVQRAIDIFAYFGEKAADIGGTVKSSSSQDTRLYTVDEPLGVAALITPWNYPIAIPAWKLAPALAAGNAVVFKPASLAPNVARILVECLEDAGLPDGVVNYVTGPGSAVGSTFATHEDVDAVSFTGSAKVGDTVHQQATEDQKRVQLEMGGKNPVVVTSSADVEEAADIAAGGAFGVTGQACTATSRAIVHESLYDEFVDAVVDRAESLTVADGLDGADVGPHVSESELESTLEYVDVGTREGATLETGGERLTEGDHANGYYVEPTVFSDVAPEMRIAQEEIFGPVLAVIPAATYDEAVEIANDVEYGLSASIVTNDLRESNAFVDDVEAGVVKVNQQTTGLELHVPFGGMKASSSETYREQGDAGLDFFTISKTVYVGY, encoded by the coding sequence ATGGCCGATACCTATCTGAACTTCGTCGACGGGACGTGGACCGAAGCGTCTACCAGCGAAACGTTCGAGAACACGAATCCAGCCGACGTGAACGACACGGTCGGCGTCTTCCAACGATCGGACGCCGAAGACGCCGAACGAGCGGTTGAGGCGGCCAACGCGGCCAAAGACGAGTGGGCCGCTACGCCGGGCCCCGAGCGCGGGCGCATCCTCCGGGAGACGTCGAAACGGCTCGCAGACCGCAAGGACGAGGCGACGACGGCGCTCGTCAGAGAAGAAGGAAAGACCGAACCCGAGGCGGCGGGCGAGGTCCAGCGAGCGATCGACATCTTCGCCTACTTCGGCGAGAAGGCCGCCGACATCGGCGGCACGGTGAAATCCTCGAGCAGTCAGGACACCCGCCTGTACACGGTCGACGAACCGCTGGGCGTCGCGGCGTTGATCACGCCCTGGAACTATCCGATCGCGATCCCGGCCTGGAAACTCGCGCCGGCGCTGGCCGCCGGCAACGCCGTCGTCTTCAAACCCGCCTCGCTCGCCCCAAACGTCGCGAGGATCCTCGTCGAGTGTCTCGAGGACGCTGGACTGCCGGACGGCGTCGTCAACTACGTCACCGGCCCCGGGAGCGCGGTCGGGTCGACGTTCGCGACCCACGAAGACGTCGACGCCGTCTCGTTCACCGGCAGCGCGAAGGTCGGCGACACGGTGCATCAGCAGGCGACCGAGGACCAGAAACGCGTCCAGCTCGAGATGGGCGGCAAGAACCCGGTCGTCGTCACTTCCAGTGCCGACGTCGAGGAGGCTGCCGACATCGCCGCCGGTGGCGCGTTCGGGGTAACCGGCCAGGCCTGCACCGCGACCTCGCGGGCGATCGTTCACGAGTCGCTCTACGACGAGTTCGTGGATGCCGTGGTCGACCGCGCGGAATCGCTGACGGTTGCCGACGGTCTCGACGGCGCGGACGTCGGACCCCACGTGAGCGAGAGCGAACTCGAGAGCACCCTCGAGTACGTCGACGTCGGGACGAGAGAGGGTGCGACCCTCGAGACGGGCGGGGAGCGCCTCACCGAGGGCGACCACGCGAACGGCTACTACGTCGAGCCGACGGTGTTCTCCGACGTCGCACCCGAGATGCGGATCGCCCAGGAGGAGATTTTCGGCCCCGTTCTCGCCGTCATTCCAGCGGCGACGTACGACGAAGCCGTCGAAATCGCCAACGACGTCGAGTACGGCCTGTCGGCCAGCATCGTCACGAACGACCTCCGCGAGTCGAACGCGTTCGTCGACGACGTCGAGGCGGGCGTCGTCAAGGTAAACCAGCAGACAACCGGCCTGGAACTTCACGTGCCCTTCGGCGGTATGAAAGCGTCCTCGAGCGAAACCTATCGCGAGCAGGGCGACGCCGGTCTCGACTTCTTCACCATCAGCAAGACGGTGTACGTGGGCTACTGA
- a CDS encoding ParA family protein: MSDAETTRAVSVVILKGGVGKSTISMNLARQLTERGRVLFADLDPNGHATNGLGFGDAYRDELTLGDVILDQGDATAGDLIIETPFGFDLLPSSNTLEDVEKDLAGALQGSARVKTKIVDPLLGERYDYIVFDCPAYPGMLNNNALVATQNVIIPLEPGSSSIGGYKRTMDRLIKPAREYIDIDVLALVPNKLRERIDQRTEDRELLENLNTAEATQGKIPNFARITPAEFDAIDDGEMKPPKPGVRYSAALSKSLKANQPLLDYDPENSQVENFEELATIVANGGVER; encoded by the coding sequence ATGAGTGACGCAGAAACGACTCGCGCAGTCAGCGTCGTCATCCTGAAAGGCGGCGTCGGGAAATCGACGATCTCGATGAACCTCGCACGCCAACTGACCGAACGCGGGCGAGTCCTGTTCGCCGACCTGGATCCGAACGGTCACGCGACGAACGGCCTAGGATTCGGAGACGCCTATCGCGACGAACTCACGCTCGGCGACGTGATCCTCGACCAGGGAGACGCGACCGCCGGCGACCTCATCATCGAGACGCCGTTCGGATTCGACCTCCTCCCGTCGTCGAACACGCTCGAGGACGTCGAAAAAGACCTCGCCGGGGCCCTCCAGGGGTCGGCTCGAGTCAAAACCAAGATCGTCGACCCGCTCCTCGGCGAGCGCTATGACTACATCGTGTTCGACTGCCCCGCGTATCCAGGGATGCTCAACAACAACGCGCTGGTCGCTACACAAAACGTCATCATCCCGCTTGAGCCAGGCTCGAGTTCGATCGGCGGGTACAAACGAACGATGGATCGGCTCATCAAACCAGCGCGGGAGTACATCGACATCGATGTTCTGGCACTGGTTCCGAACAAGCTCCGCGAACGGATCGACCAGCGAACCGAGGATCGCGAACTCCTCGAGAACCTGAACACCGCCGAGGCGACCCAGGGGAAGATCCCGAACTTTGCGCGGATTACGCCGGCGGAGTTCGACGCAATTGACGACGGCGAGATGAAACCACCCAAACCAGGCGTCCGATACAGCGCAGCGCTCTCGAAGTCGCTCAAGGCCAACCAGCCGCTCCTCGATTACGACCCGGAGAATAGCCAGGTCGAAAACTTCGAGGAACTTGCGACAATCGTCGCGAACGGGGGTGTCGAGCGGTGA
- a CDS encoding helix-turn-helix domain-containing protein, which yields MPRATLQIAIPEAMWIARLSRTDLLEEVRILSAIPSGARGTAVVELTAPDPSATIDAIRDVETVADVEVLQLEDDRALLQLETQLPVLLNAARESGVPVGMPFTIRDGTATWEITTSHDRLSELGAQLEAFGVEFAVDSITPDIDTSQLLTDQQYRVMETALEAGYYDTPRTSTQYELAEAVGVARSTCSEVLHRAEERIVKAFMDATADPDPIEA from the coding sequence ATGCCACGCGCAACGCTCCAGATCGCGATTCCCGAGGCGATGTGGATCGCTCGCCTCTCACGGACCGACCTGCTCGAGGAGGTTCGCATCCTCTCGGCGATCCCGAGCGGCGCCCGCGGGACCGCCGTCGTCGAACTCACGGCACCCGATCCGTCGGCGACGATCGATGCAATTCGCGACGTCGAAACCGTCGCCGACGTCGAGGTGCTGCAACTCGAGGACGACCGCGCACTGCTCCAGCTCGAGACGCAACTCCCGGTGTTGCTCAACGCCGCCCGCGAATCGGGCGTGCCAGTCGGCATGCCGTTCACGATTCGCGACGGGACGGCGACCTGGGAGATCACGACCTCCCACGACCGGCTCTCGGAACTGGGAGCGCAACTGGAGGCCTTCGGCGTCGAGTTCGCCGTCGACTCGATCACGCCGGATATCGACACGTCACAACTGTTGACTGACCAGCAGTATCGCGTGATGGAGACGGCACTCGAAGCAGGATACTACGACACGCCCCGGACCAGCACGCAGTACGAACTCGCCGAGGCCGTCGGCGTGGCTCGCTCGACGTGCAGCGAGGTCCTTCACCGGGCCGAAGAACGAATCGTTAAAGCGTTCATGGACGCGACTGCCGATCCGGACCCAATCGAGGCCTAA
- a CDS encoding CGCGG family rSAM-modified RiPP protein, whose amino-acid sequence MTTTSGTDHGHQDGSGGDHDHDAQPITDRVHDNSWSANLEKPAHGEDADLVRRQALEAIEHTTSGHHVNLVTHGAHGHPESYLYETLETGTDGDVDWEYVEQCGCGGHVTRVHIR is encoded by the coding sequence ATGACCACTACAAGCGGTACCGATCACGGTCACCAGGACGGTTCCGGTGGAGATCACGACCACGACGCCCAACCGATCACCGACCGCGTCCACGACAACTCCTGGTCGGCCAACCTCGAGAAACCCGCCCACGGCGAGGACGCCGATCTGGTCCGACGGCAGGCCCTCGAGGCAATTGAACATACGACCTCGGGACACCACGTCAACCTCGTGACTCACGGCGCCCACGGCCACCCCGAGTCGTACCTGTACGAGACGCTCGAGACAGGGACCGACGGCGACGTCGACTGGGAGTACGTCGAGCAGTGTGGATGTGGCGGACACGTGACGCGCGTCCACATCCGATAG
- a CDS encoding sugar phosphate isomerase/epimerase family protein: MVRTAIQLYTVRGLEEPIWETLARVADTAFDGVELYDAHFDSFANESVLERTVDAIAETDLVVAGAHVGIDRIEDEFDDVVSAFESVGVSRVVVPSYDARAFQSVEGIEVAADRLADVADELDAHDVDLLYHNHTFEFDVVDGRIAFERFVDCADGRFGFEPDVGLAAHAGYDPLELLELTAGNAPLVHLTDMVPGDESCLHVDVGDGVVDVDACTSTAASAGTEWLVCENGLTEEPLASLERGSATFADNRVRAETVSDGC; encoded by the coding sequence ATGGTACGCACAGCGATACAGCTGTATACGGTGCGAGGCCTCGAGGAACCGATCTGGGAGACGCTCGCGCGCGTTGCTGACACCGCCTTCGATGGCGTCGAACTCTACGACGCTCACTTCGACTCCTTCGCAAACGAATCGGTGCTCGAGCGAACGGTGGACGCAATTGCCGAGACGGACCTCGTCGTCGCCGGTGCACACGTAGGCATCGACCGGATCGAAGACGAGTTCGACGACGTCGTGAGCGCGTTCGAGTCGGTCGGCGTTTCTAGGGTCGTCGTTCCGTCGTACGACGCACGCGCCTTCCAGTCGGTAGAGGGGATCGAAGTGGCCGCCGACCGCCTCGCCGATGTCGCCGACGAACTCGACGCGCACGACGTCGACCTGCTCTATCACAACCACACGTTCGAGTTCGACGTCGTCGACGGGAGAATCGCCTTCGAGCGGTTCGTCGACTGCGCCGACGGGCGCTTCGGATTCGAACCGGACGTCGGCCTCGCGGCTCACGCCGGCTACGACCCCCTCGAGTTGCTCGAGCTTACGGCGGGGAACGCACCGCTCGTTCACCTCACGGACATGGTGCCGGGGGACGAGTCCTGCCTCCACGTCGACGTCGGGGACGGTGTCGTAGACGTCGACGCTTGCACGTCAACAGCGGCGTCGGCGGGCACCGAGTGGCTCGTCTGCGAGAACGGCCTCACCGAGGAACCGCTCGCGTCGCTCGAACGTGGAAGCGCCACGTTCGCGGACAATCGTGTCCGAGCAGAGACCGTGAGTGACGGCTGCTGA
- a CDS encoding MoaD/ThiS family protein, with the protein MATRTTTEDHAEATQSTTVEVTCTGHVRTAVGRHRFPFTFEGTTLAEFLEAFFAEYDVADLLIAETEAESTARGWAPAPAELPGTWRKNPEGEQTRAYARILVNGRFNEHNEGFQTRLEEGDRVALMNPFMFCC; encoded by the coding sequence ATGGCGACACGAACGACGACCGAGGATCATGCGGAGGCGACGCAATCGACGACGGTGGAGGTCACCTGTACGGGCCACGTTCGAACCGCCGTCGGTCGACACCGTTTCCCGTTCACCTTCGAGGGGACGACGCTCGCGGAGTTTCTCGAGGCGTTCTTCGCGGAGTACGACGTCGCGGACCTCCTCATCGCCGAAACGGAAGCCGAATCGACGGCCAGGGGATGGGCTCCAGCACCCGCCGAACTGCCGGGAACCTGGCGGAAGAATCCCGAAGGCGAGCAGACGCGAGCGTACGCGCGCATTCTGGTGAACGGCCGATTCAACGAGCACAACGAGGGATTCCAGACGCGACTCGAGGAGGGTGATCGTGTCGCGTTGATGAACCCGTTTATGTTCTGCTGTTAG
- a CDS encoding zinc-binding dehydrogenase, whose translation MSENPTIVFTDVESVSIEERDVPEPGSDQVMIRSERTLVSTGTELTVLSGDVPPGSSWDDTIEYPFTPGYNNVGTVVETGDAVETISTGDRVATYGSHAKYVRTDASTCRPIPDGVTDDDAVFFTIAEIVMNGIRRSGLTWGESSAVYGLGLLGQLAVRIGHAAGARPVVGFDVADSRLEYLPDKPNVVGANPLECDPETVLREESEGRLADVVFEVTGNPNVITDEFDVLRDQGRLVVLSSPRGETRIDLHDHCNTPSYRIIGAHNSSHPSTATPDNPWTQHRHAELFFEYVTDGSIDVSSLVSHSVPFREGPRLYDDLLEDRSEAMGIVLEWE comes from the coding sequence ATGAGCGAGAATCCAACCATCGTCTTTACGGACGTCGAATCGGTTTCGATCGAAGAACGTGATGTCCCGGAACCCGGTAGCGATCAAGTGATGATCCGTTCGGAACGGACCCTCGTCAGCACCGGTACGGAGTTGACGGTTCTCTCCGGAGACGTTCCGCCGGGATCGAGCTGGGACGACACCATCGAGTACCCGTTCACGCCGGGGTACAATAACGTCGGAACCGTCGTCGAAACCGGCGACGCTGTCGAGACGATTTCGACGGGCGACCGTGTCGCCACGTACGGTTCTCACGCGAAATACGTCCGTACGGACGCCAGCACCTGTCGGCCGATTCCCGACGGCGTGACCGACGACGACGCTGTCTTCTTCACCATCGCCGAGATCGTGATGAACGGTATTCGCCGGAGCGGCCTTACGTGGGGCGAATCGAGCGCCGTCTACGGGCTCGGTCTGCTCGGTCAACTGGCCGTCAGAATCGGTCACGCCGCCGGTGCTCGCCCGGTCGTCGGCTTCGACGTCGCCGACTCGCGACTCGAGTACCTCCCAGATAAGCCAAACGTCGTCGGTGCCAACCCGCTCGAGTGTGATCCCGAAACGGTCCTCCGCGAGGAATCCGAGGGGCGGCTCGCTGACGTCGTCTTCGAGGTGACGGGGAACCCCAACGTCATCACCGACGAGTTCGACGTGCTTCGCGACCAGGGTCGGCTGGTCGTCCTGAGCAGCCCACGAGGCGAGACGAGGATCGACCTCCACGACCACTGCAACACGCCGAGCTACAGGATCATCGGTGCGCACAACTCATCTCATCCGTCCACAGCGACGCCCGACAACCCGTGGACCCAGCATCGCCACGCCGAACTGTTCTTTGAGTACGTCACCGACGGCAGCATCGACGTCTCTTCACTCGTCAGCCACTCGGTTCCCTTTCGAGAGGGACCACGACTCTACGACGACCTGCTCGAAGACCGCTCGGAGGCGATGGGTATCGTCCTCGAGTGGGAGTGA
- a CDS encoding Gfo/Idh/MocA family protein translates to MVEIGIVGLDTSHAESYAVAIQNHPETSLAGVWDGGAVRDRVYARAYSERNGASLYAEPLEMADDVDAVMILTVDWTTHRDLAIPFLREDVPTAIDKPIAGSLEDVRAIRTAAGETPLFGGSAVPYHPSLRSVEVAGDGRLFYGVGYGDPFYYGCHVVDAIRFLSGHRWASVAPTDGPGRSVDVVFVDGSHATVRLDGESDRETFTFVGVGDETMVRVVGTSDGDLEGMYRGYLNAFVEAITGARKATGERILDAATLLLGANAALETGQTITPTSDSLAAYSVDGRAFLEDYQPYY, encoded by the coding sequence ATGGTCGAAATCGGCATCGTCGGGTTAGATACGAGCCACGCCGAGTCGTACGCGGTGGCGATACAAAACCACCCGGAAACCTCGCTTGCGGGCGTCTGGGACGGGGGAGCCGTTCGCGATCGAGTGTACGCTCGAGCCTACAGTGAACGAAACGGAGCGTCGTTGTACGCCGAACCGCTCGAGATGGCCGACGACGTCGACGCGGTCATGATTCTGACCGTGGACTGGACCACACACCGCGACCTCGCCATCCCCTTTCTACGGGAGGACGTCCCGACGGCCATCGACAAGCCGATCGCTGGGTCGCTCGAGGACGTTCGAGCGATCCGGACGGCCGCCGGCGAGACACCACTGTTCGGCGGCTCCGCGGTGCCGTACCATCCCTCCCTTCGCTCGGTTGAGGTTGCCGGCGACGGTCGGCTGTTCTACGGTGTCGGATACGGTGACCCGTTCTACTACGGTTGTCACGTCGTCGATGCGATCCGTTTTCTCTCCGGCCATCGGTGGGCGAGCGTCGCCCCTACTGATGGCCCGGGACGATCGGTCGACGTCGTCTTCGTCGATGGCTCGCATGCGACCGTCCGACTCGATGGAGAGAGTGACCGTGAAACGTTCACGTTCGTCGGCGTCGGCGACGAGACGATGGTCCGGGTGGTCGGAACCAGCGACGGCGACCTCGAGGGGATGTATCGGGGCTACCTGAACGCGTTCGTCGAGGCCATAACTGGAGCGCGTAAGGCGACCGGCGAACGAATCCTCGACGCTGCGACCCTCTTGCTCGGGGCGAACGCCGCACTCGAAACGGGCCAAACGATCACGCCGACGTCCGACTCGTTAGCGGCCTACAGCGTAGACGGGCGGGCGTTCCTCGAGGACTACCAGCCCTACTACTGA
- a CDS encoding DUF2249 domain-containing protein: MTSDDTDPDRVLDAREIDGEPFSDIMSELEALEDGETLLLINSFEPAPLYGVLEGKGFTHETTEVAADEWEVRIEHA, from the coding sequence ATGACGAGCGACGATACCGACCCAGACCGCGTTCTCGACGCCCGGGAGATCGACGGTGAACCGTTCAGCGACATCATGAGCGAACTCGAGGCGCTCGAGGATGGCGAGACGCTCCTGTTGATCAATAGCTTCGAACCGGCCCCGCTCTACGGCGTTCTCGAGGGAAAGGGCTTCACCCACGAGACGACCGAGGTTGCCGCGGACGAGTGGGAAGTCCGGATCGAACACGCCTGA